A genomic region of Spirochaetaceae bacterium contains the following coding sequences:
- a CDS encoding helix-turn-helix transcriptional regulator — MNRAKTAKLERGGWTLGTAKEFLGLTEEEATLIEIKLALARGIKERRLSLRLTQEDLAKQLRSSQSRVAKMEASDATVSMDFLVRSLLVLGATTQEVGRVIARSSAAPAA; from the coding sequence ATGAATAGAGCCAAGACCGCGAAGCTGGAGAGAGGCGGGTGGACGCTGGGGACTGCCAAGGAGTTCCTGGGTCTCACCGAGGAAGAGGCCACTCTGATAGAAATCAAACTGGCGCTCGCCAGGGGCATCAAGGAGCGGCGGCTCTCTTTGCGGCTCACACAGGAAGACCTGGCGAAGCAATTGAGATCCAGTCAGTCTCGGGTCGCGAAGATGGAGGCTTCCGACGCTACGGTGTCCATGGATTTCCTGGTGCGTTCGCTGCTCGTGCTCGGTGCGACGACTCAGGAAGTCGGACGGGTCATCGCAAGAAGTTCGGCGGCTCCGGCCGCTTGA
- a CDS encoding integrase arm-type DNA-binding domain-containing protein, with protein sequence MESTTGKRTARLRLTLNKRNVAALEPSDKAFIAWDDKLIGFGVRVQPSGLKSFIVNYRAGDGGRKAPNKRVVIGRFGPVTPDQARRIAHRMLGKVADGQDPADKRARARSMPTLCEAFQDYLGAKSFRSTKTSDAYRRAIEHYLADWVSRPLNAIERREVEARFTLLTSNHGWAIGNQVISLLRSIYRRACVDHEGLRNPVDLWLAAGGRFNPIVRRVISSPAEALPYWQRGIEAVVKDPATRSIFWVAMYSGMRRGEILTLRWERVDLARGVVHVPHTKTGTPLELPITRQLASILEWRRSETGGNGWVFPSPASRSGHVSVLTHLYAPISRAGGRKFWFHGFRNCLITIADRELTLPRSLTKRLVNHARPTDVTEGYAADWTIGQLRGPAQLIADRIDAILEAGPECEQDEGGAAQPGAGYPDSAAEG encoded by the coding sequence ATGGAATCGACGACCGGGAAGCGTACCGCGCGGCTCAGGCTGACGCTGAACAAACGGAACGTCGCGGCGCTGGAGCCGTCCGACAAGGCGTTCATCGCATGGGACGACAAGCTCATCGGGTTCGGGGTTCGCGTCCAGCCCTCGGGGCTCAAGTCGTTCATCGTCAACTACCGCGCCGGCGACGGCGGACGCAAGGCGCCCAACAAGCGCGTGGTCATCGGGCGCTTCGGCCCCGTGACGCCCGACCAGGCACGCCGGATCGCCCACAGGATGCTCGGCAAGGTGGCCGACGGCCAGGATCCGGCGGACAAGCGCGCGCGGGCGCGGAGCATGCCGACCCTGTGCGAGGCGTTCCAGGATTACCTGGGCGCCAAGTCCTTCCGCTCGACGAAGACCAGTGACGCCTACCGCCGCGCCATCGAGCACTATCTCGCCGACTGGGTGTCGCGCCCGCTGAATGCCATCGAGCGCCGCGAGGTGGAGGCGCGCTTCACCCTGCTCACCAGCAACCACGGCTGGGCGATCGGGAACCAGGTGATCTCGCTCCTGCGCTCCATCTACCGCCGCGCCTGCGTCGATCACGAGGGGCTGCGCAACCCGGTCGACCTGTGGCTGGCGGCGGGCGGGCGGTTCAACCCGATCGTGCGGCGGGTGATCTCGTCGCCCGCGGAAGCCCTGCCCTACTGGCAGCGCGGCATCGAGGCGGTGGTGAAGGACCCGGCCACCCGCTCCATCTTCTGGGTTGCGATGTACTCCGGGATGCGGCGGGGAGAGATATTGACGCTGCGCTGGGAGCGCGTGGACCTGGCGCGCGGGGTCGTGCACGTGCCGCACACCAAGACCGGTACCCCGCTCGAACTGCCGATCACCCGGCAGCTTGCGTCGATCCTCGAATGGCGGCGGAGCGAGACCGGCGGCAATGGCTGGGTGTTCCCGTCGCCGGCGAGCCGGTCGGGCCACGTCTCGGTGCTCACCCATCTCTATGCCCCCATCTCGCGCGCGGGCGGCAGGAAGTTCTGGTTCCACGGCTTCCGCAACTGCCTGATCACGATCGCCGACCGCGAGTTGACCCTGCCGCGTTCGCTGACCAAGCGGCTGGTCAACCACGCCCGCCCCACCGACGTGACCGAGGGCTACGCGGCCGACTGGACCATCGGCCAGCTCCGCGGCCCGGCCCAACTCATCGCCGACCGCATAGACGCCATCTTGGAAGCCGGCCCGGAGTGCGAGCAGGACGAGGGTGGAGCGGCGCAGCCCGGCGCCGGCTACCCCGACTCGGCCGCGGAAGGGTAA
- a CDS encoding cytochrome P450, translated as MGLIAQAVEQFVLPVVVRMRLARELRESGVAYDLTSDEVRADPYATYRQLRSVDPVHRMRLVDAWALTRYQDIEAVLRDHKRFGNAGRVLVETIPLSLLDIDPPAHTRLRLLVSKAFTPRAVAKLGARIQELADELLDAVAGKECFDLIAALGYPLPITIIAEMLGVRPRDMDRFEQWSHALALSVDPMLGRDQVHAIEYAQQEAYAYFETIIADRRGQPRDDLVSALIAAEEEGDRLSHEELLSVMLLLLVAGNETTRNLIGNGMLALLKNPDQLQRLRDQPELLDSAVDELLRYDSPVQLNGRKALEDVQLGGKRIRAGQVVISLVGAANRDPEVFADPDSLDIGRREKSHLSFGRGIHYCLGAPLALLEARIAFASMLKRFTSIRLALEPRHQQGVVLRGVEQLWIEVSRADRSAPPPVR; from the coding sequence ATGGGACTGATCGCCCAGGCCGTCGAACAATTCGTCCTGCCGGTCGTCGTGCGCATGCGCCTGGCGCGCGAACTGCGGGAGTCCGGGGTCGCCTACGACCTCACCTCGGACGAGGTGCGCGCCGACCCGTATGCGACCTACCGCCAGTTGCGCAGCGTCGACCCCGTGCACCGCATGCGGCTGGTGGACGCCTGGGCCCTGACCCGCTACCAGGACATCGAGGCGGTGCTGCGCGACCACAAGCGGTTCGGCAACGCCGGCCGCGTCCTGGTCGAAACCATTCCGCTGAGCCTGCTCGACATCGACCCGCCGGCGCATACCCGGCTGCGGCTGCTGGTCTCCAAGGCGTTCACGCCACGGGCGGTGGCCAAGCTCGGCGCCCGCATCCAGGAGCTCGCCGACGAACTGCTGGACGCGGTTGCCGGCAAGGAGTGTTTCGACCTCATCGCCGCCCTCGGCTACCCGCTCCCGATCACCATCATCGCCGAAATGCTCGGCGTCCGGCCGCGCGACATGGACCGGTTCGAGCAGTGGTCGCATGCCCTCGCCCTCAGCGTCGATCCCATGCTCGGCCGCGACCAGGTACACGCCATCGAGTACGCCCAACAGGAGGCGTACGCCTACTTCGAGACCATTATCGCCGACCGCCGCGGGCAGCCGCGCGACGACCTGGTGAGCGCCCTGATCGCGGCGGAGGAAGAGGGCGACCGCCTGTCCCACGAGGAGCTGCTGTCGGTGATGCTGCTGCTCCTGGTGGCCGGCAACGAGACCACGCGCAACCTGATCGGCAACGGCATGCTCGCGCTGCTCAAGAACCCCGATCAACTGCAGCGCCTCAGAGACCAGCCGGAACTGCTCGACTCGGCCGTCGACGAGCTGCTGCGCTACGACAGCCCGGTGCAGCTCAACGGTCGCAAGGCGCTCGAAGACGTGCAACTCGGCGGCAAGCGCATCCGCGCCGGGCAGGTGGTAATCTCCCTCGTCGGCGCTGCCAACCGGGATCCGGAGGTGTTCGCCGATCCCGATTCGCTCGACATCGGACGCCGGGAGAAGAGCCATCTCTCCTTCGGCCGCGGCATCCACTACTGCCTCGGTGCGCCGCTCGCGCTGTTGGAGGCGCGCATCGCCTTCGCCAGCATGCTGAAGCGCTTCACCTCGATCCGGCTCGCCCTCGAGCCCCGCCACCAGCAGGGCGTGGTGCTGCGCGGCGTCGAGCAACTGTGGATCGAGGTCTCACGCGCGGACAGGAGCGCTCCGCCGCCGGTACGTTGA
- a CDS encoding formylglycine-generating enzyme family protein has product MAGWACALVLAALAGCEEAAPGDGAPGDGDRAAEQRKAGERFRDCSACPEVVVVPAGSFRMGSPAGEAGRDGDEAERRVTIRDAFAVGVREVTFAEWDACASAGGCGGYRPPDGGWGRGRQPVINVSWDDAQSYVAWLSRKTGAEYRLLTEAEWEYAARAGTTTPFHTGATIATGQANYDGRAQPYGPGVPGPYRGHPIAAGSLARNRFGLYDVHGNVAEMVADCYDAGGSGSSCTRRVVRGGSWASAPRLLRSAYRSWCAPTLRSPQTGLRIARHL; this is encoded by the coding sequence GTGGCCGGCTGGGCATGCGCGCTCGTACTGGCGGCCTTGGCCGGCTGTGAAGAGGCGGCGCCCGGCGACGGCGCACCCGGCGACGGCGACCGCGCCGCCGAGCAACGGAAGGCGGGCGAACGGTTCCGTGACTGTTCGGCGTGCCCGGAAGTGGTGGTGGTGCCGGCCGGCAGCTTCCGGATGGGCTCCCCGGCGGGCGAGGCCGGCCGCGACGGCGACGAGGCCGAGCGCCGCGTGACCATCCGGGACGCGTTCGCCGTCGGCGTGCGCGAGGTCACCTTCGCCGAGTGGGACGCGTGCGCGTCCGCGGGTGGCTGCGGCGGCTACCGTCCCCCCGACGGCGGCTGGGGCCGCGGCCGCCAGCCGGTGATCAACGTGAGCTGGGACGACGCACAGTCATACGTGGCGTGGCTCTCCCGCAAGACCGGCGCCGAGTACCGCCTGCTCACCGAGGCCGAGTGGGAGTACGCCGCCCGCGCAGGCACCACCACCCCGTTCCACACCGGGGCCACCATCGCCACCGGCCAGGCCAACTACGACGGCCGCGCCCAACCCTACGGCCCCGGCGTGCCGGGTCCGTACCGCGGCCACCCGATCGCCGCCGGCTCCCTGGCCCGCAACCGCTTCGGCCTGTACGACGTGCACGGCAACGTGGCCGAGATGGTGGCCGACTGCTACGACGCCGGCGGCAGCGGCAGCTCCTGCACCCGCCGTGTCGTCCGCGGCGGCTCCTGGGCATCCGCCCCCCGCCTGCTCCGCTCCGCCTACCGAAGCTGGTGCGCCCCCACCCTCCGCTCCCCCCAAACCGGCCTCCGCATCGCGCGCCACCTGTAG